DNA from Synechococcus sp. CBW1108:
CGATCGGGAGCAGCGGCTGGTGGGGATCGTCACCGTGGACGACGTGATCGACGTGATCGAGCAGGAGGCCACCCGCGACCTCTACGCCGCCGGCGCCGTGCAGGCCGGCGACGAAGACGATTACTTCCAGAGCAACCTGTTCACCGTGGCCCGCCGCCGGGTGGTGTGGCTGCTGGTGCTGCTGGTCGCCAACAGCGGCACCTCGGCCGTGATCGCCTCCCAGGAGTTGGTGCTCAAGCAGGTGGTGGTGCTGGCGGCCTTCATCCCCCTGTTGATCGGCACCGGTGGCAACGTCGGTGCCCAGAGCTCCACCGTGGTGATCCGCGGCCTGAGCACCCAGCGGCTCCAGGCGATGGGGGCCTGGCGGGCGATCTGGCGAGAAGCGGTGGCCGGGGCGCTGCTGGGCCTGCTGATGGTGCTGGCGGTGGTGCCCTGGGCCGCCTATGTGGCCGGCAGCTGGGGCGTGGCCACGGCCGCCGGCCTCAGCCTGGTGGTGATCACCACCCTGGCCGCCACTGCCGGAGCCGCCCTGCCCCTGCTGTTTGATCGCCTGGGCCTGGATCCGGCCCTGATGTCGGCCCCGTTCATCGCCACCATCACGGATGTGGCCGGGGTGTTCATCTACCTGCAGCTCGCCTCCTGGCTGCTGCTGCGGGTGGCGTCTCCAGCCTGACCCGAGTTTTCTGAGAGACGTTCACACTTCTTTAGGTTAGGCTTTACACATCTTCAAAGCCGTGTCGCCGTGGTCGTCGCTACCGCCGCCCCTGCCGCTGCCCCTACGGGCAGCGCCTCCGCGGACAAACCCGCCCGGTCCATGCCCCAGGTCGATGGCGATCTGGTGCGCAGCTACCTGCGTGACATCGGCCGGGTGCCGCTGCTGAGCCACGAGCAGGAGATCACCCTGGGCCGCCAGGTGCAGGAGTTGGTCGCCCTCGAGGAAATGGAACTGGAGCTGGAAAGCCGCCTGGGCGCCAAGCCCAGCCAGGCCGAGCTGGCCCAGGCAGCCGGCCTGAGTGCACCCCTGCTCAAGAAGCGTCTGCAGGCGGGCCGCCGGGCTAAGGAGCGGATGGTGGCGGCCAACCTGCGGCTGGTGGTGAGCGTGGCCAAGAAGTACACCCGCCGCAACATGGAGCTGCTGGATCTGATCCAGGAGGGCACGATCGGCCTGGTGCGGGGCGTCGAGAAGTTTGATCCCACCCGGGGCTACAAGTTTTCAACCTATGCCTACTGGTGGATTCGCCAGGGCATCACCCGGGCGATTGCCGAGAAGAGCCGCACGATTCGGCTGCCGATCCACATCACCGAAACCCTCAACAAGCTCAAGAAGGGCCAGCGGGAGCTGAGCCAGCTGCTGGGTCGCACCCCAACGGTGACCGAGCTGGCAGAAGCGGTGGAGCTGCCGGAGGAGGAGGTCAAAGACCTGCTCTGCCGGGCACGCCAGCCGGTGAGCCTGGAGACCAAGGTGGGCGACGGCGATGACACCGAATTGATCGACCTGCTGGCAGGCGATGGCGAACTGCCCGAGGAGCGGGTGGATGGGGAGTGCCTCAAGGGCGACCTGCGGGCCCTGCTGGAGCAGCTGCCGGAACTGCAGGGCCGCGTTCTGAAGATGCGCTACGGCATCCCCTGCGCCGACAATCCCGAGGGCGGCGAGCCCATGAGCCTCACCGGCATTGGCCGCATCCTCGGCATCAGCCGCGACCGGGTGCGCAACCTGGAGCGCGACGGCCTAGCTGGCCTGCGCCGGATCAGCGACGCCGTGGAGGCCTACGTAGCCGGCTGAGGCCGCCAGCAGGCAGTAGGCCAGCGACATGGCCCCTGGGTCCGGATGGCCCAGGCTGCGCTGGCCATGGGGGCGGGCCCGCCCCCGCTGCGGCAGCAGATCCGCGGTGGCGGTGGCTGCCGCCAGGCTGGTGTTTGCGGCGTTCTGCAGGGCCTGAGCTAGATCCAGGCCCTCATCCAGGTCGGCCCGGAGCTGCAGGCAGAAGGGCTGGAGGGCGTCGAGCATGGTTTTGTCGCCCGGTGCCGCCTGGCCCAGGTCGATCACGGCCTGCAGGGCGGCCCCAAAGGCTGCGGCTACGTCGTTGGGCCCGATCTCCGTCGCCTGGGCTAGGGATTGGCCCGCCGCCAGCAGGGCACCGCCCCACAGGGCTCCGGAGGTGCCGCCACCGTGGTCTGACCAGGCCTCGCCCGCTTCCATCAGCGCCTCCCCGGGGCCGCACCCGCGCCCGCAGGCGCCGATGGCGCTCTCCCGGGCTCCTCGAATGCCCCGCAGCATCCCCAGGCCATGGTCCCCATCGCCCGCCACGGCATCGAGGCCCCCGAGTTCCTCGACCCGCTCTTGCAGTTCCTCCTCCACGGCTTTGAACCGCGCCAGCAGCGCCTCCTGCTCGGGCGTCAGGGGGGCGGGCTGTGTAGGGGGCTCAGAGGGGAGTTCCGGCTCGGGCCGTTGGGTCGCCGGCTGCTGGGGGCCATCCGACTCGGCGGCCAGCTGGCCGCGCCGGTAGGCGGCGCTGTCGGCGGCGGCGTTCCAGAAGCCTTCAAGCTCCCCATCCAGCCAGAAGAAGCTGAGCGAAACCCCGGCCATGTCGAGGCTGGTGACCAGTTCGCCGCATTCACAGTCGGCCATCACCACACCCCTGCCTTGCAGCTCCCGGTTCACCGCCCCGAAGAGCACGAACAGCTCTTCGTACTTGAAGCAGCCCAGCCCGTTCACCAGCACCACCAGCCGTTGCTGGTCTTCGGGCACATCCGCCGGCCGTTCGGCCAGCAGCCGCTCCACAAGCAGTGCCGCCAGGGGGCCGGCCTCGGTGAGGGGCCCCTCGCTCAGGCCGGGCTCGCCGTGGAGCCCCATGCCGATGGCCATGCGGCCGCTGGGGACCTCAAACAACGGCTGGTCCGCTCCCGGCAGGGTGCAGCCACTGAAGGCCACGCCCAGCGAGCGGGTGCGCCCGTTGGCCTTGCGGGCGAGCCGTTCCACCTCATCGAGGGGCAGGCCGGCTTCGGCGGCGGCGCCGGCCACCTTGTACACCGCCAGGCCACCGGCGATGCCGCGCCGCAACTCCTGCTGGTCGATGGGGGCACTGGCGATGTCATCGGTGACGGTCACGATGCGCACGTCGATCCCCTGGCGGCGCAGTCGCTCAGCTCCGAGCGTGAAGTGCAGCACATCTCCGGCGTAGTTGCCGAAGGTCAGCAGCAGGCCCGCGCCGCGCTCCACGGCCGATCCCACCCGCACCACCTGGCCGGCCGAGGGCGAGGCAAAGATGTTGCCGCACACGGCCCCGGCGGCCAGGCCCCGGCCCACCAGGCCGGCAAAGGCCGGATAGTGGCCGGAGCCGCCGCCCACCACCACGCCCACCTGGTCGCTGGGAATCGGGGCCAGCCTCATCACCCCGCCATCGATGCGGCGCACATGCCTGGGGTAGGCCGCCGCGAAGCCGTCGATGGCCTCGCTGGCGAAGTTGGCGGGATCGGTCGGTAGGTAGCCCATGGCCCAAGGTTATTCAGCTATTGAGCCCCAAAGGAATGGGGCGCTGGAAGGTCGTCCAGCCGCGCCGGCAGATCCTCCGGCACCCGAAAGATTTCTCGGCGTCCACCCTTGCCCGGAAGTAGCAGCCCCCGGGATGCCAGCTTCTGCAGATCGCTGCGGGCGGTCTGATGGCTGACACCATGGCTGTTCTGGTGGCAGAGCACCGCATAGCGGAAGCCCGAATGGCTCAGCGCATGCCGCAGCAGGGAGCCGCTGCTGCAGGGTGCCCAGCTCATGGGCCTTGCGCTCCAGATAGGTGTGCAGGCTGCCGATGGCCTGCTGGATCACCTTCACCTGGGCCAGCAGGAAATAGGTGAGGTCGTTGTCGTCGCTCTCGCTGAGCAGGATTGAAAGCTCGTACTGTCCCCGGGCCTTGTTGATCCCCGAGGAGATCGAGATGAATTCAAATAACCAGTAGCCCTGATGGAGCATCGCCCAGTAAAAGAGCGCCCTTGCCGTGCGGCCTGCGGGGCAGCCGGCTGGGCAAAGTTCTTTGAACTTCAAACTTGCTTCAAATTAGAAGATGATTTGACTTCGTTCCTTGCCTACGCTGCCGGTGATCCCGCTCGCTTCTCCGTGAAGGACGCCTCCCGCACCGTGCCGTTCCAGGTGATCGGCGTGGGCGTGGTGCTCAACCCAGGCGGCGAGGTGCTGATCGACCAGCGCCTCAATGAGGGCCTGCTGGGTGGGCTGTGGGAATTCCCCGGCGGCAAGCAGGAGCCCAGCGAGCCGATCGCCGAAACCATTCGCCGCGAGCTGGAGGAGGAGCTGGCGATCGCGGTGGAGGTGGGCGAGGAGCTGGTCGTGATCGAGCACGCCTACGGCCCCAAGCGGCTGCGCTTCGTGGTGCACCTCTGCACCTGGCGCTCGGGGGCGCCCCAGCCCCTGGCCTCCCAGCAGGTGCGCTGGGTGCGGCCCGAGCAGCTGGGCCAATACCCCTTTCCGGCGGCCAATGGGCGGATCATTGCCGCCCTGCTGGAGCGGCTCCAGCTTGGGGTGAACTGAATGCCCATGCCCATGTCCTTCCTGGCGTCGCCGCCCCAGGTGCTGTGTCTGGGGGAGGCCCTGGTGGATCGTCTAGGTCCCCTTGGCGGCGATCCGGCCATCGATTCCCCATGGGATGACCGCCTCGGCGGGGCTCCCGCCAATGTGGCCTGCGCCCTGGCCCGGCTCGGCACCCCGACAGCTTTTCTGGGGCGGCTGGGCCGGGATGGCATCGGCCAGGCGTTTGCTGAGCTATTTGCCGAGCGGGGGGTAGATACCAGAGCCCTCCAGTGGGATGGGGCCCATCCCAGCCGCATTGTGTTGGTGCGGCGCGATGGGGAGGGTGAAAGATATTTTGGCGGTTTTGCCGGCGACGGTGGGTCTGGCTTTGCGGATCAGGCGTTCGACACCACCGAGCTAGCTACCGCACTCGGGCCCCTGCTGGCGACGGCGCGCTGGTTGCTGGTGGGCACCATTGCGCTCGCGTCGCCCTTCGCGGCATCAGCCCTGGGGCTCGCCTGCCGTCAGGCCGCGGCGGCCGGCGTGGCCCTGGCCCTCGATGTCAATTGGCGCCCCACCTTCTGGGATCCGGCCGCCGATCCCGCCAGTGGGCCCTCTGCGGCCCAGATCACCGCCATGGAGCCGCTGCTGCGGCAGGCCGCCCTGGTCAAGTGCGCTGCCGAGGAGGCCCGCTGGCTGTTTGGCAGCGCCGACCCCGCCGTGGTGCGCGCCGCCCTGCCGCAGCACCCGGATGTGGTGGTTACCGACGGCGGGGCGCCGTTGCGTTGGTGCTTCGCCGGCCGCAGCGGAGAGCTGTCCGCCTTCCGGGTGCCGGTGGTCGATAGCACCGGTGCTGGCGATGCCTTCACGGCTGGCCTGCTGCATGGCCTGTTGCACGATCCGTTGTGCAGCCAGCCGGGGCAGCTTTTGCGCTTTGCCAGTGCCTGCGGTGCCCTGGTCTGCCAGGGTGCCGGCGCCATTGATCCCCAGCCCAGTTCCGGCACGGTGCAGGCCTTCCTCGCCCACCGCGTCTGAGGCGGATCGGCTGCCTTGGGCAGCGCGCTCAAGTTGGTGCGCTCAACTCGAGCCGGCGCCCTGCATCGGGGTTGTGGGGGTCGGCCAGGTTGAGGTGCACCTGCCAGCAATTGGCAGGTAGGCCGCTGAGTCGCTCGGGCCACTCCACCGCCAGCAGGGCGCCTAGGGCGCGCGCCTCCTCCTCCTCCTGGGCGAAGAGTTCATCGGCGGCGGCGGGTAGGTCCAGCCGGTAGAGATCGAGGTGCACTAGCCCGCCACCTGCTGCGTCGCCAGTTGCACCACCAGCTGGGCCCCTGATGCCCGCCAGCCGGTAGTGCTGGGCCAGGGCAAAGGTGGGGCTGGTGATCGGTTCGTCGATGCCCAGGCCGGCGGCCAGGCCCTGCACTAGGCAGGTTTTGCCGGCCCCCAGGTCGCCGTGCAATAGCAGGGTGCTGGTGGGGGGCAGCCGGGATGCCAGCTGCCGGCCGAAGGCCAAGGTGGCGGCGGCGTCGGCGAGGTAAAGGCTCACAGCAATTGATTACATAGCTGTAGATTGGTCGATAGCGAGCCCGAAGCCTCGGCGTCTCCGCAGATATTTCCAAACCACGCCCTCCCAGTCGGGAGCGAGCAGTACACCCAGTAAAAACCCATGGTGGCTACCCCCGCGGCTCCTGCACTGCAGAGCACCAACACCTATGTGATTGCCGATCTCGGCCTGGCTGATTTCGGCCGCAAGGAGATTGCGATCGCCGAAACCGAGATGCCCGGCCTGATGGCTCTGCGCGCCAAATACGGTGCTGAGCAGCCCCTCAAGGGAGCGCGCATTGCCGGCTCCCTGCACATGACGATCCAGACCGCCGTTCTGATCGAAACCCTGGTGGCCCTCGGCGCTGAGGTGCGCTGGGCCAGCTGCAACATCTTCTCCACCCAGGATCACGCCGCAGCGGCCATCGCTGCTGCCAATGTGCCGGTGTTCGCCTACAAGGGCGAAACCCTTGATGAATATTGGGCCTTTACCCACCGCATCCTCGAGTGGGGCGATGGCGGCACGCCCAACATGATCCTCGATGACGGCGGCGATGCCACCGGCCTGGTGGTGCTCGGTGCCAAGGCCGAGAGCGATCCCTCGGTGCTCGATAACCCCTCCAACGAAGAGGAAACGGCCCTCTTCAACTCGATTCGCCAGAAGCTGGCAGCCCAGAGCGGCTTCTATTCCCGCATCTACGCCAACATCCAGGGCGTCACCGAGGAGACCACCACCGGTGTGGCCCGCCTTTACCAGATGCAGAAGGCCGGCGAACTGCCTTTCCCTGCGATCAACGTCAACGACTCGGTTACCAAGAGCAAGTTTGACAACCTTTACGGCTGCCGGGAATCCCTGGTGGACAGCATCAAGCGCGCCACCGATGTAATGGTGGCCGGCAAGGTGGCCCTGGTGATGGGCTACGGCGATGTGGGTAAGGGTTCGGCCCAGTCGCTGCGGGGCTTGGGGGCCACCGTGATGATCGCCGAAATCGATCCGATCTGCGCCCTGCAGGCCGCCATGGAGGGCTATCGCGTCGTGCGGCTCGACGACGTGGTGGGCGATGTGGACATCTTCGTAACCGCCACCGGCAACTTCAAGGTGATCACCCACGAGCACCTGATCCAGATGAAGGATCAGGCGATCGTCTGCAACATCGGCCACTTCGACAACGAGATCGACGTGGCTTCGCTCAAGCAGTACCCCTGGGACAACATCAAGCCCCAGGTTGATCACATCCTGCTGCCCTCAGGCAACAAGATCATCCTGCTGGCTGAAGGGCGGCTGGTGAACCTGGGCTGCGCCACCGGCCACCCCAGCTTCGTGATGAGCAACTCGTTCACCAACCAGGTGCTGGCCCAGATCGAACTGTTCACCAAGGGTGCCCAGTACGACAAGCAGGTGTATGTGCTGCCCAAGCATCTCGATGAGATGGTGGCGCGGCTGCACCTCGAGAAGATCGGCGTCAAGCTCACCGAGCTCAGCGCCGAGCAGGCCGCCTACATCAACGTGCCGGTGCAAGGGCCCTACAAGCTCGAGCACTACCGCTACTAAGCCCCCCAGGTCTTGCCCATTTGGGGGTTGACCACGCCCGCCCGCACTGCGTGCGAACAGCGGGCTTTGGTCAACTCCTAACCGGGCCAGGCGATTTGGGAGCGGGCCTAGTTCGCTTTTGGGCTATTGAACTAAGCAGAGCCCTCGCTGGAGTTCCGACGGGGGCTTTTTGTTGGCTTGGGGGCCTCAGGCGCCCCCGGGGGTGCCTGATCAGAAGGGCACTTCCTCTTCGCTGGGGGCGCCGCCGCCAAAGCTGGAGCCACTTCCAGCCATGCCACCGCCATTTTCGGCGTCCCGCTTGGATCCCAGCAGCTCCAGGCGGTCGACGCGGATCACGGGTTTGGTGCGCTCCTCGCCGCTGGCCCGGTCAGTCCAGCGGTCCAGCTTGAAGCTGCCGATGATGCCCACCAGGGCTCCCTTGCGGACGTAGTCGGCGGCTACCTGGGCCTGCTTGCCCCAGATTTCCAGGTTGAACCAGTCGGGTTCGTCTCCGGAACTGCGGCGGTTCACGGCCAGGGTGAGGTTGGCCACCACGCTGCCCGATTCGAAGTAGCGAACTTCCGGGTCGCGGCCGGCCCGGCCGACGAGGGTTATTGAATTGACGCCCATGGCGCTGTCTCCTGTGTTGTTGAGTCAATGATGGGGCACCCGGTTGGGCTGCCACCTTTCATCAGTTCCACCGTTTGGGCCGTCTGTAACACCCCCCTATGATTCAGCCCTTGCAGGCGGACGTCCGTGTTTTTTCGTCGGTTTCGATTTTCGCGGGACATCGGCATTGATCTGGGCACGGCCAACACGTTGATCTTCGTGTCAGGCAAGGGGATCGTGCTCCAGGAGCCCTCCGTGGTGGCCATGGATCTCGAGCGTGGCGTGCCCCTGGCGGTGGGCAATGAGGCCAAGTTGATGCTGGGCCGTACCCCGGGCAACATCCGGGCCGTGCGGCCGCTGCGAGATGGGGTGATCGCCGACTTTGACGCGGCCGAGCAGATGATCAAGACCTTCATCTTCAAGGCGAACGAAGGCCGCGGGATCATGGCTCCCCGCCTGGTGATCGGCATCCCCAGTGGCGTTACCGGCGTGGAGCGTCGGGCCGTGCGCGAAGCCGGTCTCGCTGGCGCCCGGGAGGTGCATCTGATCGACGAACCCGTGGCGGCGGCCATCGGTGCGGGCCTGCCCGTAACCGATCCGGTGGGCACCATGATCGTCGATATCGGCGGCGGCACCACCGAAGTGGCGGTGTTGAGCCTGGGCGGCACCGTGATCAGCGAGTCGGTGCGGGTCGCTGGAGATGAGCTCAGCGAGTCGATTGGCGTCTACCTCAAGAAGGTGCACAACCTGGTGGTCGGTGAGCGCACCGCCGAGGACATCAAAATCCGCATCGGCTCCGCCTTCCCCGACGACCCCCACGACAGCACCTCGATGGATGTGCGTGGGCTGCACCTGCTCTCCGGCCTACCCCGCACCATCAACGTGCGCGCCGGCGACATCCGCGAGGCGATGGCCGAACCCCTCAACGTGATCGTCGAGGCGGTCAAACGCACCCTGGAGCGCACCCCGCCCGAGCTGGCCGCCGACATCGTCGATCGGGGCATCATGTTGGCCGGCGGTGGTGCCCAGGTGCGGGGCATCACTGACCTGATCAGCCACGAGACCGGCATCCTCACCCATGTGGCCGAGGACCCCCTGCTCTGCGTGGTCAATGGCTGCGGCATCGTGCTTGAGGATTACAAGCGGCTGGAGCGCGTGCTCGATACCCCTGATTTCGCACGCCAGACCGTCTGAGCTCCATGCCGCCAGGCCGCCGGCAACGCCTCCCCGCCCTGGGGGGGATTCTTCAGGCCTGGCCCTGGGTGCTGCTGTTGCTGGCCCTGTTGGCCGTGAGGCTCAGTAAGGGGGCTGGCTTTGTCGACGCCTACGCCTTGCTGAGTCGGCCCTTCTGGCCTGGCAGCGCCCAGGGGGAGTGGCTGCGCAGTGCCGAGATTCTCAACAGCCAAACCAGGCTCAGCCAGCTGGAGCTGGACAATCGCCGGCTGCGCTCGCTGTTGCGGCTGCAGACAGGCGGCAAGGGCATGGTGTCGGCGCCGGTGATCTCCCGCCAACCCGGGGGCTGGTGGCAGCAGCTGGTGATCGGTAGCGGCGCCCTGCAGGGCGTCCGCCCAGGCATGAGCGTGACCGCACCAGGGGGCCTGATCGGCCGGGTGGCCAGTGTCACCCCCAGCACGGCAACGGTGGCCCTGCTCACCGATCCGGGCAGCCGCGTGGGGGTCTGGGTGGGCCGCATCCAGAGCCACGGCCTGCTTACGGGGATCGGCACCAGCCGGCCCTTGCTGCGCTTTCTGGAGAAGGATCCCGGCGTGCGTCCAGGCGATGTGGTGGTCACCTCGCCGGCCAGCACCCTGGTGCCGCCCAACCTCACCGTCGGGGTGATCCAATCTGTCGATGAGCGGGCGGTGCCGGCCACCGATGCGGTGGTGCAGCTCAGTGCCCCGCTGGATGCGGTCGACTGGGTGCAGGTGCTGGTGCAGTGAGTCAGCTGACCCGCCACCGATGGTGCCTGGCCACGGCCCTGCTGGTGCCCTGGCTGGTGCTGGCTTCGCCGGGTCCGTTGAAACTCGCCGGGGTGGCGCCAGCCTGGGCTGTGTTGTGGCTCCTGCCCTGGGCGCTGGTGGATGGCCCCCTGTCCGGCGCCCTGGCCGGCCTGGGGTTGGGTCTGGTGCTCGACGGCCTGCATCTGGGCCCGATCAGTGAGATTCCAGCCCTGGCCCTGTTGGGCTGGTGGTGGGGCCGGATGGGGCGCCTTGGCCCGCCGATCGAGCGCAGTTTCAGCCTTGGCCTGCTGGCCCTGATCGGCGCGGCCCTGGTGGGGGGCAGCCTGCTCCTGCAGAGCCTGCTGGCGGGTGGCTGGCCCCTGTTGCCCGCCCTGCACACCTGGCTGGCCCAGACCCTGCTGACGGCCCTTTTGGCACCACCTCTGTGTTCTCTCCAGCTGCTGCTCTGGCGGCGCCAGACCCTGGGGGGGCGAAGCTGAGCTGATGGGAGGCGAGCTGGGCCGGCGTCGATTTCTGGAACTGCTCGGCGCGGGCAGTGGAACGGCCCTGCTGGCGGCGAGCTTGGGCAGCTGCGCTCGGCCCGGCCCCGGGGGAGCTGACGGGCGGGTGCTCAATTTCTGGACCCTGGATTTGGCCCCCAAGTTCAACGCCTATGTGCTGGGGCTGATTGCGGCCTGGGAGGGCCAGAACCCCGGCATCCGGGTGCGCTGGACTGACGTGCCCTGGAGCTCGGTGGAACGCAAGTTGCTGGCTGCGGTCTTCGCCCGCACCGCCCCTGACCTGGTCAATCTCAACCCCCCCTTCGCTGCCAACCTGGCCAGCAAGGGGGGGCTGCGGGATCTCACCGAGGTGTTGCCCGCCGGAGCCGCCGGGGCCTACCTGCCAGCGATCTGGGAGGCGGGGCGCCAGGGGGTAGGGGCTTCGGCCGAGCAGTTCGCCATCCCCTGGTATCTGACCGCCCGAATCAGCATGGCCAATCGCCGGCTGTTGGAGCGCGCCGGCTACGGGGCCCCGCCCCTCCAATGGAGTGGGGTGCCGGCCTATGCGGAGGCGGTTCGCCGTCGCACCGGCCGCTACGCCCTGTTTGTCACCGTCGTGCCCGACGACTCCGCCGAGTTGCTGGAAATCCTGGTGCAGATGGGGGTGCAACTGCTCGACGGGCAGCAGCGGGCCGCATTCAACAGCCCGGCCGGTCGGCGTGCTTTCGCCTTCTGGAGCGACCTCTACCGGCGCGGCCTGCTGCCCCGCGAGGTGGTGAGCCAGGGCTACCGGCGGGCGATTGAGCTCTACCAATCGGGTGACCTGGCCCAGGTGGCGACCGGCCCCGATTTTCTGCGCAACCTGCAGACCAACGCCCCGGGGATCGCCGCCGTGACGGCTCCCTACGTGCCACTCAGCGGGGCCGGCGGTGAGGCCAACGTGGCCGTGATGAACCTGGTCGTGCCCAGGCAGAGCGCCCTGGCGGCGGAGGCGACCCGCTTCGCCCTCTTTCTCACCAACGGCCCCAACCAGCTGGCCTTTGCCGAGCAGGCCAGGGTGCTGCCCTCCAACCAGGTGGCGCTCCAGCAGCTGGAGGCCTCGCTGGAGGCTGCCCTTGGCCCAGCGGGGGCTGCTGCCCAGCCGAATGGCCAGGATTCCCTGGTGCTGCGGGCCCGGTTGCTCTCGGCCCAGACCCTGCGGCGGGCCAGGGTGCTGGTGCCGGCCAGCCCAGGGGTGAAACGGCTGCAGGCGATCGTCTACACCCAGCTGCAGCGGGCCATGCTGGGCCAGGTGGACAGTGATGCCGCCCTGGCCACGGCTGCCGATGAGTGGAACCGCTACGCCCGGGCCCGCTGGGGCTGATATCAGGGTTTCCAGGTTCTGTCTGTTTCTGTAGAAATCCTTAAAAGTGGTCAGAGTGGCTCCAGGGGCGGGGTTCTTGGGGATGACCGGGGGACGCGCCTAGGGGTATGGTTGCGATTCTTCATCTCGGCGCTTTGCCCATGCCCTTGGAGGACAGGCCCAGTACCGGTGATTCCCAGGCTGAGCCCAGGGCCACCGTGATGGTGGTGGACGACGAGGCGGCCGTGCGGCGGGTGCTGGTGATGCGCCTCCAGCTGG
Protein-coding regions in this window:
- a CDS encoding RpoD/SigA family RNA polymerase sigma factor gives rise to the protein MPQVDGDLVRSYLRDIGRVPLLSHEQEITLGRQVQELVALEEMELELESRLGAKPSQAELAQAAGLSAPLLKKRLQAGRRAKERMVAANLRLVVSVAKKYTRRNMELLDLIQEGTIGLVRGVEKFDPTRGYKFSTYAYWWIRQGITRAIAEKSRTIRLPIHITETLNKLKKGQRELSQLLGRTPTVTELAEAVELPEEEVKDLLCRARQPVSLETKVGDGDDTELIDLLAGDGELPEERVDGECLKGDLRALLEQLPELQGRVLKMRYGIPCADNPEGGEPMSLTGIGRILGISRDRVRNLERDGLAGLRRISDAVEAYVAG
- a CDS encoding dihydroxyacetone kinase family protein; the encoded protein is MGYLPTDPANFASEAIDGFAAAYPRHVRRIDGGVMRLAPIPSDQVGVVVGGGSGHYPAFAGLVGRGLAAGAVCGNIFASPSAGQVVRVGSAVERGAGLLLTFGNYAGDVLHFTLGAERLRRQGIDVRIVTVTDDIASAPIDQQELRRGIAGGLAVYKVAGAAAEAGLPLDEVERLARKANGRTRSLGVAFSGCTLPGADQPLFEVPSGRMAIGMGLHGEPGLSEGPLTEAGPLAALLVERLLAERPADVPEDQQRLVVLVNGLGCFKYEELFVLFGAVNRELQGRGVVMADCECGELVTSLDMAGVSLSFFWLDGELEGFWNAAADSAAYRRGQLAAESDGPQQPATQRPEPELPSEPPTQPAPLTPEQEALLARFKAVEEELQERVEELGGLDAVAGDGDHGLGMLRGIRGARESAIGACGRGCGPGEALMEAGEAWSDHGGGTSGALWGGALLAAGQSLAQATEIGPNDVAAAFGAALQAVIDLGQAAPGDKTMLDALQPFCLQLRADLDEGLDLAQALQNAANTSLAAATATADLLPQRGRARPHGQRSLGHPDPGAMSLAYCLLAASAGYVGLHGVADPAQAS
- a CDS encoding DeoR family transcriptional regulator; this translates as MSWAPCSSGSLLRHALSHSGFRYAVLCHQNSHGVSHQTARSDLQKLASRGLLLPGKGGRREIFRVPEDLPARLDDLPAPHSFGAQ
- a CDS encoding carbohydrate kinase, yielding MASPPQVLCLGEALVDRLGPLGGDPAIDSPWDDRLGGAPANVACALARLGTPTAFLGRLGRDGIGQAFAELFAERGVDTRALQWDGAHPSRIVLVRRDGEGERYFGGFAGDGGSGFADQAFDTTELATALGPLLATARWLLVGTIALASPFAASALGLACRQAAAAGVALALDVNWRPTFWDPAADPASGPSAAQITAMEPLLRQAALVKCAAEEARWLFGSADPAVVRAALPQHPDVVVTDGGAPLRWCFAGRSGELSAFRVPVVDSTGAGDAFTAGLLHGLLHDPLCSQPGQLLRFASACGALVCQGAGAIDPQPSSGTVQAFLAHRV
- the tsaE gene encoding tRNA (adenosine(37)-N6)-threonylcarbamoyltransferase complex ATPase subunit type 1 TsaE, whose translation is MSLYLADAAATLAFGRQLASRLPPTSTLLLHGDLGAGKTCLVQGLAAGLGIDEPITSPTFALAQHYRLAGIRGPAGGATGDAAGGGLVHLDLYRLDLPAAADELFAQEEEEARALGALLAVEWPERLSGLPANCWQVHLNLADPHNPDAGRRLELSAPT
- the ahcY gene encoding adenosylhomocysteinase — its product is MVATPAAPALQSTNTYVIADLGLADFGRKEIAIAETEMPGLMALRAKYGAEQPLKGARIAGSLHMTIQTAVLIETLVALGAEVRWASCNIFSTQDHAAAAIAAANVPVFAYKGETLDEYWAFTHRILEWGDGGTPNMILDDGGDATGLVVLGAKAESDPSVLDNPSNEEETALFNSIRQKLAAQSGFYSRIYANIQGVTEETTTGVARLYQMQKAGELPFPAINVNDSVTKSKFDNLYGCRESLVDSIKRATDVMVAGKVALVMGYGDVGKGSAQSLRGLGATVMIAEIDPICALQAAMEGYRVVRLDDVVGDVDIFVTATGNFKVITHEHLIQMKDQAIVCNIGHFDNEIDVASLKQYPWDNIKPQVDHILLPSGNKIILLAEGRLVNLGCATGHPSFVMSNSFTNQVLAQIELFTKGAQYDKQVYVLPKHLDEMVARLHLEKIGVKLTELSAEQAAYINVPVQGPYKLEHYRY
- a CDS encoding single-stranded DNA-binding protein, translating into MGVNSITLVGRAGRDPEVRYFESGSVVANLTLAVNRRSSGDEPDWFNLEIWGKQAQVAADYVRKGALVGIIGSFKLDRWTDRASGEERTKPVIRVDRLELLGSKRDAENGGGMAGSGSSFGGGAPSEEEVPF
- a CDS encoding rod shape-determining protein, which translates into the protein MFFRRFRFSRDIGIDLGTANTLIFVSGKGIVLQEPSVVAMDLERGVPLAVGNEAKLMLGRTPGNIRAVRPLRDGVIADFDAAEQMIKTFIFKANEGRGIMAPRLVIGIPSGVTGVERRAVREAGLAGAREVHLIDEPVAAAIGAGLPVTDPVGTMIVDIGGGTTEVAVLSLGGTVISESVRVAGDELSESIGVYLKKVHNLVVGERTAEDIKIRIGSAFPDDPHDSTSMDVRGLHLLSGLPRTINVRAGDIREAMAEPLNVIVEAVKRTLERTPPELAADIVDRGIMLAGGGAQVRGITDLISHETGILTHVAEDPLLCVVNGCGIVLEDYKRLERVLDTPDFARQTV
- the mreC gene encoding rod shape-determining protein MreC, which translates into the protein MPPGRRQRLPALGGILQAWPWVLLLLALLAVRLSKGAGFVDAYALLSRPFWPGSAQGEWLRSAEILNSQTRLSQLELDNRRLRSLLRLQTGGKGMVSAPVISRQPGGWWQQLVIGSGALQGVRPGMSVTAPGGLIGRVASVTPSTATVALLTDPGSRVGVWVGRIQSHGLLTGIGTSRPLLRFLEKDPGVRPGDVVVTSPASTLVPPNLTVGVIQSVDERAVPATDAVVQLSAPLDAVDWVQVLVQ
- a CDS encoding rod shape-determining protein MreD; this encodes MSQLTRHRWCLATALLVPWLVLASPGPLKLAGVAPAWAVLWLLPWALVDGPLSGALAGLGLGLVLDGLHLGPISEIPALALLGWWWGRMGRLGPPIERSFSLGLLALIGAALVGGSLLLQSLLAGGWPLLPALHTWLAQTLLTALLAPPLCSLQLLLWRRQTLGGRS